The genome window gattgcgctatcataaatcaagaccacagtacaatgtttacaagttttgcaactgtatcatacatcaaaagtgactaagggccacatcgcccttgtcTGATCTGTCTAGTCAACTACAACAACAATCAAAACTAAACACCAAAAGTAATGtcatcaaaatgcggtcttcaaaaaagctgtatagtctgcacaatcgcggtcctctcaccaaaagtctacctgcgtcgaatcaaaatgcctatgctgatggcggaggaggaggaggaaaatgagagTAATACAGGCGACGCATATGTAACCAATCCTGCTCTAAAGCGCGACAGACGCGCAGcaaatatgctatctgctgctcagagGTCAAGAAACGGACGTCTGAGTCGGGTGAAAGTGGACGCGGAGGGTGTGATGCTGCAAACGGGGTCTGACGATGGTAAggtggtcgctgagctctctccagctcctgaATACGACGTGTCAacgcctcctgctgtatcatcaaCAATGTGAGTATGTCCTCCGTAGAATACCCAACATggtatgggtgatacggatcagaCAGTGGCATGATACGGTGAAGTAGATGGTGCAACAGTGGGAAACTGTGATGTGAATGGAAAAGGTGATGATAGCATGGGTGGAGCAGGAACAGGCGGCTCCCtagatgacccctctccaggacgcggtggcggtatgtcctgaaGAAACGTAACAGGAAGATCTGTGCGATGAGTATCGGTGGTGTGTGGGGGAACCAGGGGGATATCAGTGGGTGTTGAAATGGGTGCTGAAACGGGTGCTAAAACGGGGGCTACTGGTGGTGTAACAGGTCGCACAAAAggtgggtaatcgtcatcgtcatcaaTCCACCCATTACGGCTGTCGGCGCAACGTGGATCTATATGggtagcaaaaggtgcacggtcgaatGGCACCGGCATAGGATCAGGAAAtggtgcaacaacaggatcctctatCAAGAGTGGAGCGTCAATAACATGATCATCCACCAATggtggagcaacaacaggatgattggcaatgggtatatcatcaacaaaagGAGCAACAGCGGGTGCATcgtcatgaacagggtcatgctctaatgcagggtcaggagcaacgactggctcaggggccacgacAGGCTCCGGGTCAACGAAATCCATATCAAAATCAGATGGATCATCAAACAAAGGATCGATAGGGGCTACAGGCTCCTCTAGGGGCTGGTCTAAGTGAATGAACTCGATATCCTAGTCAGGATAAAAACCAGGGGGAAAGACATGGTCAAAATCATCGTCAACCTCGTGATCAAACTCAAGATCATGTGCGGGAGCAGGTGCAGCTGATGACGCAatgtcagggtcggcgtcgtgagAGTGATGCTGCACTCCCTGAGTGTGCAAAGATGCAGACGCTAcagactcaaatgagtctggtgtaacacctcgtaaaatcacgtccaatgatgtattgacacgtgtaataaaccctaataaagtcaaacattgaatttaagggactaatttttcgaaaaatcgaaaactttgattgtgaatggactggaagtgttaacatacctaaaataagtttctaaataacctctcacgatgattatgttcacaaatgagccacttgtcaATCGAGTAtaactgtttgtgtaataaattgaaagtttgcgcaattaagggttaaaagcgtcaacatgttaattcttacttctgagtgaccttttaacaaaccgggagcttcatgatatttgattatactctcgggaatgccaaataatgaccatctaaggtttttatgcctataagtaaagttacgcgcaactttgcaagttagagggactaaaagtgtcaaaaagtgcacaagtttgcattttcgcgcatatcttgcattctgaatatccccggacccccaaaaatttatgtaagcattaaaattttttattttagtgtttggcttgataaaattccattcgtcacgtaatttggatcgtttttagcgtccgtgtttcgtcgtaattagccgaacaacgggaccgtacgaccaaacgaaccgacatccggcatatttttgagcatgtttcatgttctctatgcttaggcatcattgtagagccttaaaatggtTTATCGGGCCTTAAAAGTGTCAGAAATGGCATTTggaagtgcaggggccaaaactgtcaattAATGAAAGATCCCATGTGCAAgccaggtccttacggaccgtatacaggaccttacggtccgtataccAATGCCCAGCACCAGATTTTTaaaaccagctttggttttgcCTTTTGTCTCCCATTTCTTGATCCTAGGGGCTGGTTTTTGTgcacccatggttttctaaatcaATGGGCATACTTGTAGGGCTGAGATCGAATCccgtttatcgaggaacgatcctaacggctctcggAAACCTATATATACCCCCTTTGATTTTGGGTTTCACTTCCACCATCCATTCTTTCTGGATTGCTCTGAATTCTTTGagggtcttgagcttcttgagaacctctttcagtcctttggactcttatttaggagcccagtaaaagctatctgtgcttgcttggtggtatacggctgggataaattgtataaatttgctcaggtaaatacttttaacttattttcccttatacgggcttggggtatggtatataaaataccgcttggtcgggcgtttgaccttaatcgattagtggttaagtattatcaagatgacccgtttgaaaattggttttgtttgttttacgcctttgg of Helianthus annuus cultivar XRQ/B chromosome 1, HanXRQr2.0-SUNRISE, whole genome shotgun sequence contains these proteins:
- the LOC110938195 gene encoding non-classical arabinogalactan protein 31-like — its product is MGAQKPAPRIKKWETKGKTKAGFKNLVLGIDSFESVASASLHTQGVQHHSHDADPDIASSAAPAPAHDLEFDHEVDDDFDHVFPPEHDPVHDDAPAVAPFVDDIPIANHPVVAPPLVDDHVIDAPLLIEDPVVAPFPDPMPVPFDRAPFATHIDPRCADSRNGWIDDDDDYPPFVRPVTPPVAPVLAPVSAPISTPTDIPLVPPHTTDTHRTDLPVTFLQDIPPPRPGEGSSREPPVPAPPMLSSPFPFTSQFPTVAPSTSPYHATV